One window from the genome of Sphingomicrobium arenosum encodes:
- the recG gene encoding ATP-dependent DNA helicase RecG, producing the protein MRPEILNPLFAETLALDGVGPKIAKALGKLKLERCVDLAFHLPTGTIERVATDRLGLDLVGRRIVITLTPIDLREGRGRAPIRIFAADAHDNMVGLTFFNNPGWARKQFPLGEKVRITGKLDAYGDELQIVHPDKVDEDPPLSEPVYPLSDGLTNRRLRDLVRQVLERAPDLPEWIESSVKSERGFSDWRGALAAAHRGPNEEVARARLAYDEIFANQLTLLLVRQSARRRSTRPLEGDGRLSGKLKLPFELTNAQARCVGEIRGDMAQERPMLRLLQGDVGSGKTLVALLAMLEAVEAGAQAAMLAPTEILARQHYEGLRKLAEPIGVHVAILTGRDKGRVRESTLMGLADGSIQILVGTHAIFQQAVTYHDLGLVVVDEQHRFGVSQRLMLSEKGKRPPHLLAMTATPIPRTLTLTQYGEMDVSRIDELPPGRQPIDTLVVSEEKLADVVAGLGRHIDGGGQAYWVCPLVEESDKSDAAAAEERAEVLKVRFPGKVGLVHGRMKGEEKDAVMERFARGDLAVLVATTVIEVGVDVPNATLMIIEGAERFGLSQLHQLRGRVGRGTGKSRCLLLRGNNLSETGRARLALMRETNDGFRIAEEDLRLRGPGEILGTRQSGDHVFKLAEAEDIAALAPAAQADAQLLLDRDGGLEGPRGQAARTCLYLFERDAAVGLLKGG; encoded by the coding sequence ATGCGCCCCGAGATCCTCAATCCGCTTTTCGCCGAGACGCTCGCGCTCGATGGCGTCGGGCCCAAGATCGCCAAGGCACTGGGCAAGCTCAAGCTCGAACGATGCGTCGATCTTGCCTTTCACCTGCCCACGGGGACGATCGAACGGGTCGCGACCGATCGGCTCGGCCTTGACCTTGTTGGGCGGCGGATCGTCATCACGCTGACGCCGATCGACCTGCGCGAGGGCAGGGGGCGGGCGCCCATTCGCATTTTCGCTGCTGACGCGCACGACAATATGGTCGGGCTGACCTTCTTCAACAATCCGGGCTGGGCGAGGAAGCAGTTCCCGCTCGGCGAGAAGGTACGGATCACCGGCAAGCTCGACGCCTATGGCGATGAGCTGCAGATCGTCCATCCGGACAAGGTCGACGAGGACCCGCCGCTATCCGAGCCCGTCTATCCGCTTTCGGATGGGCTCACCAACCGGCGCTTGCGCGACCTCGTCCGACAGGTTCTCGAGCGCGCGCCCGATCTCCCCGAATGGATCGAGTCGTCCGTGAAGAGCGAGCGAGGGTTTTCCGATTGGCGTGGCGCCCTTGCCGCCGCGCATCGCGGCCCGAATGAAGAAGTAGCCAGGGCGCGGCTCGCCTATGACGAGATTTTCGCCAACCAACTGACGCTGTTGCTCGTGCGCCAGTCGGCACGGCGACGCTCGACGCGTCCGCTAGAAGGCGATGGCAGGCTGTCGGGGAAGCTCAAGCTACCCTTCGAGCTCACCAATGCGCAGGCGCGGTGCGTCGGCGAAATCCGCGGCGACATGGCGCAGGAGCGGCCCATGCTGCGCCTCCTCCAGGGCGATGTCGGCTCGGGAAAGACGCTGGTCGCGCTGCTCGCGATGCTCGAGGCGGTCGAGGCCGGGGCGCAGGCGGCGATGCTCGCTCCGACCGAAATCCTCGCGCGGCAGCATTATGAGGGTCTGCGCAAGCTTGCCGAACCCATCGGTGTGCACGTCGCGATCCTCACCGGGCGCGACAAGGGACGCGTGCGGGAATCGACGTTGATGGGGCTGGCCGACGGGTCGATCCAAATCCTCGTCGGCACCCATGCGATCTTTCAGCAGGCGGTCACCTATCACGATCTCGGCCTCGTCGTGGTCGACGAGCAGCATCGCTTCGGCGTGTCGCAGCGCCTCATGCTGTCGGAAAAGGGCAAGCGCCCACCGCACCTCCTCGCCATGACCGCGACGCCCATCCCGCGCACGCTGACATTGACCCAATATGGCGAGATGGACGTCAGCCGGATCGACGAGCTGCCGCCCGGGCGCCAACCGATCGACACGCTGGTCGTGTCGGAAGAAAAGCTCGCCGATGTGGTCGCCGGCCTCGGTCGCCATATCGACGGCGGGGGACAGGCCTATTGGGTCTGCCCACTGGTCGAGGAAAGCGACAAGTCCGATGCCGCCGCCGCCGAGGAGCGCGCAGAAGTCCTCAAGGTGCGCTTCCCGGGCAAGGTCGGGCTCGTTCACGGCCGCATGAAGGGCGAGGAGAAGGATGCGGTGATGGAGCGGTTCGCACGCGGCGACCTCGCCGTGCTCGTCGCGACCACCGTCATCGAGGTCGGGGTCGACGTTCCCAATGCCACGCTGATGATCATCGAGGGGGCGGAGCGCTTCGGCCTCTCCCAGCTCCACCAGCTTCGCGGGCGCGTCGGGCGCGGCACGGGCAAGAGCCGTTGCCTCCTGCTGCGCGGCAACAATCTGTCGGAAACGGGCAGGGCGCGGCTCGCGCTGATGCGCGAGACCAATGACGGTTTCCGCATTGCCGAGGAGGATCTGCGGCTACGCGGGCCCGGCGAGATCCTCGGCACGCGCCAGTCGGGCGACCATGTTTTCAAGCTGGCCGAAGCCGAGGACATCGCCGCGCTCGCGCCCGCCGCACAGGCCGATGCGCAATTACTCCTCGACCGTGACGGCGGCCTTGAAGGCCCGCGCGGTCAAGCCGCGCGCACCTGTCTCTATTTGTTCGAAC